A single genomic interval of Verrucomicrobiia bacterium harbors:
- a CDS encoding penicillin-binding protein 2, which translates to MAKQLQFKRLLGLGLLLTLCLAALAYRLVDLQVLRHGRLKALAQQNTHREYLFEPRRGDILDANGNLLATSVNVKVVCADPTLIGSHAPEVARALAPLLGIPEQELGEKLVPRTRVNSQGLTITNSYVRLKTRVPVETWEAVRAAMTNLNLGIDERSLSRNEQAFYRSLRQKSVFSEDYPIRVYPNQTLAAHVLGFASTAERRIDEHLINEIQGRDGIELMMNSKLSGVPGWRLTETDRRGRELVSFREQDVEPREGINVVLTIDSFIQNVVESVLAETMEKHTPISASAIVTRPQTGEVLAMATYPTFDPNNPGAYPPDARRNRIISDVVEPGSTFKILVISGGLNDGIIGLEDVFDCERGRFLYGGRVLHDHEKYGALSVREIVMKSSNIGSAKVGIRMGEHRLYEYLGLFGFGERTGITLPGEVRGIVHPVKKWSKVTIAQIPMGHGIAVTRLQMLMAMNTIANGGTLMRPMLVDRLEDYQGNVVARYSPQVIRRVVSEHAAAEITDALKDVVSTNGTAPKAALTHYTVAGKTGTAQKVEDGRYVRGKYISSFIGFFPAGNPELCISVVLDEPKEGYYGGQVAAPAFRRIAERVASYLNIKPDIQEKKTTPETITQTEQPRVAVTQ; encoded by the coding sequence ATGGCGAAGCAATTACAATTCAAGCGGTTGCTCGGGCTCGGGCTCCTCCTGACGCTCTGCCTCGCGGCGCTCGCGTACCGCCTTGTCGACCTGCAGGTGCTCCGCCACGGCCGGCTCAAAGCGCTCGCCCAGCAGAACACCCATCGCGAATACCTGTTCGAGCCGCGACGGGGCGATATTCTGGACGCGAATGGAAACCTGCTGGCCACGAGCGTCAACGTGAAGGTGGTCTGTGCGGACCCGACGTTGATCGGGTCGCACGCACCGGAAGTGGCGCGAGCACTCGCGCCGCTGCTCGGGATTCCTGAGCAGGAGCTCGGCGAAAAATTGGTTCCGCGCACGCGGGTCAACAGCCAGGGCCTCACGATCACGAACTCCTACGTGCGTTTGAAAACCCGTGTTCCTGTCGAAACATGGGAAGCCGTTCGCGCGGCGATGACCAATCTGAATCTGGGCATCGATGAGCGATCGCTTTCGCGCAACGAGCAGGCGTTCTATCGCAGCCTTCGGCAGAAGTCGGTGTTCAGCGAGGACTATCCGATTCGCGTTTATCCCAACCAGACGCTTGCCGCCCATGTGCTCGGATTCGCCAGCACCGCCGAACGCCGCATTGACGAACACCTGATCAACGAAATCCAGGGGCGCGACGGAATCGAGCTGATGATGAACTCGAAGCTCAGTGGAGTTCCCGGCTGGCGCCTGACTGAAACTGACCGGCGCGGCCGTGAACTCGTTTCATTTCGCGAACAGGATGTTGAACCGCGCGAGGGAATCAACGTGGTTCTGACGATTGATTCGTTCATCCAAAACGTCGTGGAATCGGTTCTTGCCGAAACGATGGAAAAGCACACGCCGATCAGTGCGTCCGCCATCGTGACCCGGCCCCAGACTGGCGAGGTTCTGGCGATGGCGACTTATCCGACCTTCGATCCGAACAATCCCGGCGCGTATCCGCCCGATGCCCGGCGGAACCGGATCATCAGCGACGTCGTTGAGCCTGGATCAACGTTCAAGATACTGGTCATTTCAGGCGGCTTGAACGACGGAATCATCGGGCTTGAGGACGTGTTCGATTGTGAGCGCGGGCGGTTCCTTTATGGCGGGCGCGTGCTGCATGACCATGAAAAGTACGGCGCACTGAGCGTTCGCGAGATTGTGATGAAGTCGTCGAACATCGGTTCAGCGAAAGTGGGAATCCGAATGGGCGAACATCGTCTCTATGAATATCTCGGCCTCTTTGGCTTCGGCGAGCGCACAGGCATCACGCTGCCCGGCGAAGTGCGCGGCATTGTTCATCCCGTCAAGAAGTGGAGCAAGGTCACGATCGCCCAGATTCCGATGGGACACGGCATTGCCGTCACGAGGCTGCAGATGCTGATGGCAATGAACACGATTGCAAACGGGGGAACACTGATGCGCCCGATGCTCGTCGACCGGCTGGAGGATTATCAGGGAAACGTGGTGGCCCGCTACAGCCCGCAAGTCATCCGCCGTGTTGTCAGCGAACACGCCGCGGCCGAGATCACGGATGCGCTCAAGGACGTGGTATCGACGAACGGAACTGCGCCGAAAGCAGCGCTCACGCATTATACGGTGGCGGGCAAAACGGGAACAGCTCAGAAGGTCGAGGATGGCCGCTATGTGCGCGGAAAATACATCTCCTCGTTCATCGGCTTTTTTCCAGCCGGCAACCCGGAATTGTGCATCTCAGTGGTGCTCGACGAACCCAAGGAAGGCTATTACGGGGGACAGGTTGCGGCGCCCGCGTTTCGAAGGATCGCTGAGCGTGTGGCAAGTTATCTAAACATCAAACCCGACATCCAGGAGAAGAAAACGACGCCGGAGACCATCACACAAACCGAACAGCCGCGAGTCGCGGTGACCCAATGA
- the mraY gene encoding phospho-N-acetylmuramoyl-pentapeptide-transferase → MLYFLSQKLIDWSEGTPWSEQTSALRLFRYISVRSAGAAVTALALSWWLGPKVIRWLQRLKFGQDYKDIADQHGEFDTRIISKKGTPTMGGILIVAVLSSTTLLWTAWNPLVELTLLSVLVLAGLGFYDDYAKITQQTGHGTRPQVKLWVQVALGLFVAVYLWKLPAQSWLKFPESRDVIASNLVSVLMVPFYKYPLQIGAIGGLILTTIAIVGSSNAVNLTDGLDGLAIGCTLIVSFVFLIVTYAAGNYRAAEYLQIPYVAGAGELTVFCAAMIGAGLGFLWFNCHPARVFMGDTGSLALGGALGLMAVLVHQPFLLVIAGGVFVMEAVSVIVQRQWFRYTRKRFGTGRRVFLMAPIHHHFEKMGWYESQVVMRFYILCILFAVVALSTLKIR, encoded by the coding sequence ATGCTTTATTTCCTAAGCCAAAAACTGATCGACTGGTCGGAAGGCACGCCGTGGAGTGAGCAGACCTCGGCTTTGCGGCTGTTTCGATACATCAGCGTTCGCAGCGCCGGCGCGGCCGTCACGGCCCTCGCTTTGAGCTGGTGGCTGGGGCCAAAAGTCATCCGCTGGCTGCAACGCCTGAAGTTCGGCCAGGACTATAAGGACATCGCTGATCAACACGGTGAATTCGACACGCGGATCATCAGCAAGAAAGGTACTCCGACGATGGGTGGAATTCTCATCGTGGCAGTGCTGAGCAGCACGACATTGCTTTGGACGGCGTGGAATCCGCTCGTGGAACTCACGCTGCTATCCGTGCTGGTTCTCGCGGGGCTCGGGTTCTATGACGATTACGCCAAGATCACGCAACAGACCGGTCACGGGACCCGGCCGCAGGTGAAACTATGGGTGCAGGTGGCGCTGGGATTGTTCGTCGCGGTGTATCTCTGGAAGCTGCCAGCGCAGAGCTGGCTGAAGTTTCCTGAAAGCCGCGATGTGATTGCGAGCAACCTGGTCAGCGTGCTCATGGTGCCATTTTATAAATACCCGCTTCAGATCGGCGCCATCGGCGGCCTGATTTTAACGACTATTGCCATCGTGGGGAGTTCGAACGCGGTGAACCTGACCGACGGTCTTGACGGCCTGGCAATTGGCTGCACGCTAATCGTCTCCTTTGTTTTCCTGATTGTGACGTATGCGGCGGGGAATTACAGGGCCGCAGAGTATCTGCAGATTCCTTATGTGGCGGGGGCGGGCGAGCTGACGGTTTTCTGTGCCGCGATGATAGGCGCGGGGCTGGGGTTTCTGTGGTTTAACTGTCATCCTGCGCGCGTCTTCATGGGCGACACGGGATCGCTCGCGCTCGGCGGCGCATTGGGCTTGATGGCAGTGCTCGTGCACCAGCCGTTCCTTCTGGTGATTGCCGGTGGTGTTTTTGTAATGGAAGCGGTGTCCGTCATCGTGCAGCGCCAGTGGTTCCGGTACACGCGCAAGCGCTTCGGCACGGGACGCCGCGTGTTCCTCATGGCGCCCATTCACCATCATTTCGAAAAAATGGGATGGTACGAATCACAAGTTGTGATGCGCTTTTACATCCTCTGCATTCTGTTTGCGGTGGTGGCCCTGAGCACCTTGAAGATCCGATGA
- the murD gene encoding UDP-N-acetylmuramoyl-L-alanine--D-glutamate ligase yields MLDLADKNVLVVGFDPRGMAAAGLLRRAGARVVAVAADEADVPPATVDDLRSQGIEVQRGTADALRGHFDLVVLSPEAAPASAGVAGIANRDISMIGELELGWRLSKCLAVAVSGTNGKGTTAGLIEQMLVQNHRTTVRAGHRSNPVGCVADQTAALDFLILQVNALQLQATQFFRPAVAVLLNAYPDHGSRFPGNEDLLAAYGNLFRNQQVFDWSIVQLEALKQLQSAGITPPGKIITFSGADQDADLFLDRGLILSRFPNWEGPLLDMQQCQLRGLHNAENLMAALAVGRALRLPLETMVETLKQCEHADHRFQIAGEWRDIQFIDDSKSTNPDALHRALESARPGEAGKPNVWVIAGGRDSGGDFHRLSPLVSRRVKGAFLIGEAREKIRSAWGLFTPCTLMDSLLEAVTEAARNAVPGDVVLLSPACSSFDQFQDYQERGECFCAAVKSISSGAV; encoded by the coding sequence ATGCTCGACCTGGCTGATAAAAACGTTCTGGTGGTGGGGTTCGACCCCCGCGGGATGGCCGCGGCGGGCTTGTTGCGCCGTGCCGGAGCGCGCGTTGTGGCGGTCGCTGCCGACGAAGCTGACGTTCCGCCCGCGACGGTTGATGATTTGCGGAGCCAAGGCATCGAGGTTCAACGCGGAACCGCTGATGCCCTGCGCGGGCATTTTGACCTGGTTGTGCTCAGCCCGGAGGCTGCGCCGGCGTCTGCGGGAGTGGCCGGTATCGCGAACCGCGATATTTCGATGATTGGTGAATTGGAACTGGGATGGCGGCTTTCGAAGTGTCTTGCAGTGGCGGTGTCGGGAACCAATGGCAAGGGCACGACAGCGGGATTGATCGAGCAGATGCTCGTGCAGAATCATCGCACCACGGTGCGGGCGGGACATCGATCGAATCCAGTCGGATGCGTTGCCGACCAAACGGCGGCGCTGGATTTTCTGATCCTGCAGGTGAACGCCTTGCAGCTGCAGGCAACGCAATTTTTTCGGCCCGCGGTAGCGGTGTTGCTGAACGCGTATCCCGATCACGGCAGCCGTTTCCCAGGGAACGAGGATCTTCTGGCGGCGTATGGAAACCTTTTTCGGAACCAACAGGTGTTTGACTGGTCGATTGTGCAACTGGAGGCGCTGAAGCAGCTGCAGTCGGCGGGCATCACGCCGCCAGGAAAAATCATCACGTTCAGCGGGGCGGACCAGGATGCGGATTTGTTTCTCGACCGTGGACTGATTCTCAGCCGGTTCCCCAACTGGGAAGGACCCCTGCTCGACATGCAGCAATGCCAGCTTCGCGGATTGCACAATGCCGAGAATCTGATGGCGGCGCTGGCTGTCGGGCGCGCGCTGCGGCTGCCGCTCGAGACGATGGTCGAAACGCTGAAGCAGTGCGAACATGCCGATCATCGTTTTCAAATCGCAGGGGAGTGGCGGGACATTCAGTTCATCGATGATTCGAAGTCCACGAATCCCGATGCCTTGCATCGCGCGCTGGAATCGGCGCGGCCTGGTGAAGCGGGAAAACCGAACGTCTGGGTGATCGCGGGCGGACGCGACAGCGGGGGTGATTTTCATCGGCTCAGCCCGCTGGTTTCGCGGCGTGTGAAGGGTGCATTTTTGATTGGAGAAGCGCGTGAAAAGATTCGATCAGCGTGGGGCCTGTTTACTCCTTGCACCCTCATGGATTCACTGTTAGAAGCAGTGACAGAAGCGGCCAGAAATGCGGTGCCCGGCGATGTAGTTTTGCTTTCACCTGCTTGTTCGAGCTTTGATCAGTTTCAAGACTATCAGGAACGCGGTGAATGCTTTTGTGCTGCAGTGAAATCAATTAGTAGTGGTGCCGTATGA
- the murF gene encoding UDP-N-acetylmuramoyl-tripeptide--D-alanyl-D-alanine ligase → MDVRSLKFFVDACGGRERRGLPDMPIRRVCTDSRSAQAGDLFVPLVGERHDAHDFISDVALKGIAAVAVNRGRIVPELPDCAIVEVEDTRLALGAMARRYRADFTVPLVAIGGSNGKTTTKELIASVLRQTLATLWSEASFNNDIGVPLSLLRLESRHQVAVLEVGTNHPGELQPLVRMIQPSFGVITNIGREHLEFFGDLDGVVREEGILAECLHADGTLFVNGDNEWTPQLIARTQARVVRVGFGEGNDWRALSVRVDRDGATFQVQSRQSIFSGEYRIQLLGRHQVMNALLAIAVGAALGLGPKEIRGGLAECQAPKMRLQVWDLNGVRILDDAYNANADSVLAALETLRDVPCNGRRLAVLGDMAELGEHAASAHAEVGRRAAELGVEQLFTVGKMATLTAQAAREAGLNRVLEFQAVEPAADAIKSFVRSGDVVLLKASRSSRLERISELLRGETRKG, encoded by the coding sequence ATGGACGTTCGCAGTTTGAAATTTTTTGTCGATGCCTGTGGCGGCAGGGAGCGCCGGGGTTTGCCTGACATGCCGATCCGCCGTGTTTGCACGGACTCGCGATCGGCGCAGGCTGGCGATCTGTTCGTTCCGCTGGTTGGCGAGCGTCACGATGCGCATGATTTTATTTCTGACGTGGCATTGAAGGGAATTGCGGCGGTGGCTGTGAACCGCGGGCGCATCGTGCCTGAACTGCCCGATTGCGCGATCGTTGAAGTGGAAGACACACGCCTCGCCCTCGGCGCCATGGCGCGGCGATACCGCGCTGACTTCACCGTTCCCCTGGTTGCGATCGGCGGCTCGAACGGAAAGACCACGACCAAGGAGTTGATCGCGTCTGTGTTGCGGCAGACGCTTGCGACGCTGTGGAGCGAAGCCAGTTTTAACAACGACATTGGCGTTCCGTTAAGCCTGCTGCGGCTTGAGTCGCGGCACCAGGTCGCTGTGCTCGAAGTGGGCACGAACCATCCCGGCGAACTTCAGCCGCTTGTGCGGATGATCCAGCCGTCGTTCGGCGTCATCACGAACATCGGTCGCGAACATCTGGAATTTTTTGGAGATCTCGACGGCGTCGTGCGCGAGGAGGGAATCCTCGCCGAATGCCTGCATGCTGATGGGACGTTGTTTGTGAATGGCGACAACGAATGGACGCCGCAGTTGATCGCGCGGACGCAGGCGCGCGTGGTGCGGGTGGGATTCGGCGAAGGCAATGACTGGCGTGCTCTCAGCGTTCGGGTGGATCGCGACGGCGCAACCTTCCAGGTGCAATCCCGTCAATCCATTTTCTCCGGCGAATACCGCATCCAGCTTCTTGGGCGGCATCAGGTGATGAATGCTTTGCTCGCGATTGCCGTGGGCGCCGCTCTCGGGCTTGGGCCAAAGGAAATCCGAGGCGGCCTGGCCGAGTGCCAGGCGCCGAAAATGCGATTGCAGGTTTGGGACCTCAACGGTGTGCGCATCCTCGATGACGCCTATAACGCCAATGCCGATTCCGTTCTGGCCGCGCTGGAAACCTTGCGTGACGTGCCATGCAATGGACGCCGCCTTGCAGTGTTGGGCGACATGGCGGAGCTCGGTGAGCACGCCGCGAGCGCGCATGCGGAAGTGGGGCGTCGTGCGGCCGAGCTCGGGGTGGAACAACTGTTCACCGTCGGAAAGATGGCGACGCTGACGGCCCAGGCGGCACGCGAGGCGGGGCTCAATCGCGTGCTCGAATTCCAGGCCGTGGAACCGGCAGCCGACGCGATCAAGAGTTTTGTCCGCTCCGGGGATGTCGTGTTGTTGAAGGCCTCGAGGTCTTCGCGACTGGAGCGTATTTCAGAGTTGTTGCGGGGCGAGACGAGGAAGGGCTGA
- a CDS encoding LysM peptidoglycan-binding domain-containing protein: MNNSSPFKPQSSDSEPKNVGRQRVRFAVFCILSMHIAGLVALLLTNGCRRTPEPDPIPAPEMTNTFDDQPVLDPPTNYAPPDLPTNDPAGMPPHVETNTTYVPPTNQYTEPAPVIQDPVPQYSATQEYTVVKGDTFSSIARKFPGVSIRALQEANPSVQPTRLRIGMKLQIPAAAAPSPSASARAFSNGNGERSYTVKSGDTLTSIASRNGTTVRALRNANNLNTDRIRVGQKLTLPAKAPAPAPLPAGETAPGAPSLTPPGQF; this comes from the coding sequence ATGAATAATTCCAGCCCTTTCAAACCGCAAAGCTCCGATTCCGAGCCGAAGAACGTGGGACGCCAGCGCGTTCGTTTCGCGGTGTTCTGCATTCTCTCGATGCACATCGCCGGACTCGTCGCGCTCCTGCTGACAAACGGATGCCGCCGCACGCCCGAGCCGGATCCGATCCCCGCGCCTGAAATGACGAACACGTTCGACGATCAGCCGGTCCTTGATCCACCGACGAATTATGCGCCCCCGGACTTGCCGACGAACGATCCAGCCGGAATGCCGCCACACGTGGAAACAAACACCACCTACGTTCCACCAACGAACCAGTACACGGAACCGGCGCCGGTCATCCAGGATCCTGTTCCGCAGTACTCCGCAACGCAGGAATATACCGTCGTGAAGGGGGATACGTTCTCATCAATCGCGCGGAAGTTTCCGGGTGTATCGATCCGCGCCTTGCAGGAAGCGAATCCCTCTGTGCAGCCTACCCGCCTTCGCATCGGAATGAAGCTGCAGATCCCAGCGGCTGCGGCGCCTTCGCCATCGGCATCGGCGCGGGCGTTTTCCAACGGCAATGGCGAGCGCTCGTATACCGTGAAGAGCGGCGACACGCTGACGAGCATCGCAAGCCGGAACGGCACCACGGTGCGCGCATTGCGTAACGCGAACAATCTCAATACGGACAGAATTCGGGTTGGACAAAAACTGACCCTCCCTGCGAAGGCTCCAGCCCCCGCGCCGTTGCCGGCGGGTGAAACTGCGCCTGGAGCGCCGAGTCTCACGCCTCCCGGGCAGTTTTGA